A genomic region of Chryseobacterium sp. KACC 21268 contains the following coding sequences:
- a CDS encoding CopD family protein has translation MLYSVIKAIHIIFMVSYFAGIFYLVRLFVYYKDTDDFDEVKQEILRNQYIFMAVRLWNIITVPAGILMLLSGLTMIFLNSGLMKTPWFHLKLTFLVGLGIYHFWCWKKVKELKKLNGNILPTSNIKLRQFNEIATFILFAVVFTVILKYYVLEYWWQLILGFFGIILLITSIVKLVNRNKTKGPK, from the coding sequence ATGCTTTATTCTGTTATCAAAGCGATTCACATTATTTTTATGGTAAGTTACTTTGCTGGGATCTTCTACTTGGTAAGACTTTTTGTTTACTATAAGGATACGGATGATTTTGATGAGGTGAAACAGGAAATCCTTAGAAATCAATACATCTTTATGGCCGTCAGACTTTGGAATATCATCACCGTCCCTGCCGGAATATTGATGCTACTTTCTGGATTGACCATGATCTTCCTGAATTCTGGATTGATGAAAACGCCTTGGTTCCATTTGAAACTGACATTTTTGGTCGGATTGGGAATCTATCATTTCTGGTGCTGGAAAAAAGTCAAGGAACTCAAAAAACTGAATGGCAATATTTTACCGACAAGCAATATCAAACTTCGGCAGTTCAATGAGATTGCAACGTTTATTTTATTTGCCGTGGTTTTTACAGTAATCCTTAAATATTACGTTCTAGAATATTGGTGGCAATTGATCTTAGGATTCTTCGGTATTATATTGTTAATTACTTCCATTGTAAAACTGGTCAATCGAAATAAGACAAAAGGACCAAAATAA
- a CDS encoding ABC transporter permease subunit, producing MIAIFKKELWNFFGNWSAWIIIAAFSVISALFLFFFENDFNIFDIGSATLQSFFVLSPWLFMFIIPAISMRTLAEEQQSGTLFWLFSQPVKITEIVGGKFLSVWLVGVLCLLPSLIYYYTVYILGVPEGNIDGSMTFGSYIGLIILIATFSAVGILASSLSPNQITAYLLGVFICFISYFGIEQLASYKLLGSADYILQNIGFYQHFLAFTRGQIDTRDVFYFLFVIFLGLGLASWFVWKKK from the coding sequence ATGATTGCAATATTCAAAAAAGAACTTTGGAATTTTTTCGGAAACTGGAGCGCGTGGATCATCATCGCTGCCTTCAGTGTCATCTCTGCACTTTTCCTTTTCTTCTTCGAGAATGATTTTAATATTTTCGATATTGGAAGTGCAACGCTGCAAAGTTTTTTCGTGCTTTCACCTTGGCTTTTTATGTTCATCATTCCCGCAATCAGTATGAGAACTTTGGCTGAGGAGCAACAATCTGGAACCTTGTTTTGGCTTTTTTCTCAACCTGTGAAGATCACGGAGATCGTTGGTGGAAAATTCCTTTCTGTTTGGTTGGTTGGGGTTTTATGTCTATTGCCATCGTTGATTTATTATTACACCGTTTACATTTTGGGTGTTCCGGAAGGCAATATTGATGGAAGTATGACCTTCGGAAGTTATATTGGCTTGATCATTTTGATTGCTACTTTTTCCGCAGTCGGGATCTTGGCTTCATCGCTTTCACCTAATCAAATCACGGCTTATCTTTTGGGCGTTTTCATTTGTTTTATTTCATATTTCGGGATCGAGCAATTGGCCAGTTACAAATTATTGGGAAGCGCAGATTACATTTTGCAAAATATTGGATTCTACCAACACTTTTTAGCGTTCACCAGAGGACAGATCGATACGAGAGATGTTTTTTACTTTCTCTTCGTGATATTCTTGGGATTGGGATTGGCGAGTTGGTTTGTCTGGAAAAAGAAGTAA
- the gldG gene encoding gliding motility-associated ABC transporter substrate-binding protein GldG: MNKKNKITLIIITVLLIIGMSGLVYKRFDLTAEKRYTLSDSTIKVLESVNKPMTIEVYLDGDFPASFKQLQNETKFMLDEFRKINPKIDYKFRDPIAEKIPQDTLAGMGMQPSILPDMKDGKISEIVMFPYAAIKYNGYGTSVPLIIQQSGIDASTQLNKSIENLEYNFASTIKGMTEETAKNIGFLVNQQELSPDEFRGFLDVAMENYNVGPVIPENKTELSLADVPKLKQMDALVIAKPRKAFTDGEKVILDQYIMNGGKTLWMIDAVNAEMDTLFQAKKIMAYPLDLNLTDFMFNYGLRINPALTKDMKKSALIRIVSGEVAGNPQYSSFLWPYFPLGISETKNPITKNINPVKFEFPTSIDTLGRPNIKTKVLFESSERTISKTVPNYVALSEIVRADSIGEMERPTPPKIFAVALEGKFSSAYATRSEKNTYPGFKAQSAENKMLVIADGDIARNQIWKGKPLPLGEDLLTKEHYGNAQFLRNALDYLLDDSNMMELRNRSIEIRLLDRERVDEERSKWQWINLLLPLGILGVLGAGFYFMRKKRFS, translated from the coding sequence ATGAATAAAAAAAATAAAATCACCCTTATCATTATCACTGTTCTTCTCATCATCGGGATGAGCGGATTGGTTTACAAACGTTTCGATCTGACGGCGGAAAAACGATACACGCTTTCGGACTCCACCATCAAAGTTTTGGAAAGCGTGAACAAACCGATGACGATAGAAGTCTATCTGGATGGCGATTTCCCAGCTTCCTTCAAGCAGCTTCAGAATGAGACCAAGTTTATGTTGGACGAATTCCGAAAAATCAATCCGAAGATCGATTACAAATTCCGTGACCCGATTGCAGAGAAAATCCCGCAAGATACTTTGGCCGGAATGGGAATGCAACCTTCGATCCTTCCGGATATGAAAGATGGAAAGATCTCCGAGATCGTGATGTTTCCTTACGCCGCGATCAAATACAATGGCTACGGAACTTCGGTGCCACTCATCATTCAGCAATCTGGAATCGATGCATCGACTCAACTCAACAAATCGATTGAAAATCTGGAATACAATTTTGCCTCGACCATCAAAGGAATGACGGAAGAAACAGCTAAGAATATTGGATTTTTGGTGAATCAGCAGGAACTGAGTCCAGATGAATTCCGAGGATTTTTGGATGTTGCGATGGAAAATTACAATGTTGGCCCCGTGATTCCGGAAAACAAGACCGAATTGTCTTTGGCCGATGTTCCGAAACTGAAACAAATGGATGCGCTCGTCATCGCAAAGCCTAGAAAAGCTTTTACCGATGGCGAAAAAGTCATTCTTGACCAATACATTATGAATGGCGGAAAAACCCTTTGGATGATTGATGCTGTGAATGCCGAAATGGACACACTTTTCCAGGCGAAGAAAATAATGGCTTATCCGCTAGACCTCAACCTGACGGATTTTATGTTCAACTATGGATTGAGAATCAATCCTGCTTTGACGAAGGATATGAAAAAATCCGCTTTGATCAGGATTGTTTCGGGCGAAGTAGCTGGTAATCCGCAATACAGCAGTTTTCTATGGCCTTATTTTCCGTTGGGAATATCAGAAACAAAGAACCCGATTACGAAAAACATTAATCCTGTAAAATTTGAATTCCCGACTTCTATTGATACCTTGGGAAGACCAAATATCAAGACCAAAGTTCTGTTCGAATCGAGCGAAAGAACCATTAGCAAAACGGTTCCTAATTATGTGGCTTTGTCCGAAATCGTGCGCGCAGACAGCATCGGTGAGATGGAACGTCCTACGCCACCGAAAATCTTCGCCGTGGCTTTGGAAGGGAAATTCAGTTCAGCTTATGCGACGAGAAGTGAGAAAAATACTTATCCAGGCTTCAAAGCTCAAAGCGCAGAAAACAAAATGCTCGTAATTGCCGACGGTGACATTGCAAGAAACCAGATCTGGAAAGGAAAACCGCTCCCTCTGGGTGAAGATCTACTAACAAAAGAACATTACGGAAATGCGCAATTCCTAAGAAATGCCTTGGATTATCTTTTGGACGACAGCAATATGATGGAACTCCGCAACAGATCCATCGAAATCCGTTTGCTGGACAGAGAACGTGTGGACGAAGAACGCTCGAAATGGCAATGGATCAATCTGCTTTTACCATTGGGGATTTTGGGAGTTTTAGGTGCTGGATTTTATTTTATGAGGAAGAAGAGATTTTCGTAA
- a CDS encoding DUF2071 domain-containing protein yields the protein MKIPTIHGYIDRRILINFTADPKVVEKIIPFPFRPKLYKEKAIVGICLIRLKHIKPKGLPDFLGVNSENGAHRIAVEWDENGETKSGVYIPRRDTSLKLNTLVGGRIFPGKHYQAKFNVNENNGNYHIDFKSSDETEILLDASETNVFNDNSIFETLNNVSDFFEKGDLGYSPNHNKFEGLRLKAYHWEVRPLDIKNVRSSFFENEELFPEGSVTFDNALLMTNIEHEWKSETDKYKEPM from the coding sequence ATGAAAATCCCAACAATTCACGGATACATTGACAGAAGAATTTTAATCAACTTCACAGCTGACCCAAAAGTAGTTGAGAAAATCATCCCATTTCCATTCAGACCAAAACTTTATAAGGAAAAAGCAATCGTTGGAATTTGTTTAATAAGATTAAAACACATTAAACCAAAAGGACTTCCTGACTTTCTTGGAGTGAACTCAGAAAATGGCGCTCACAGAATTGCCGTAGAATGGGACGAAAATGGAGAGACCAAATCTGGAGTTTACATTCCACGGCGAGACACTTCACTTAAACTAAATACTCTTGTTGGCGGACGAATATTCCCTGGGAAACATTACCAAGCAAAATTCAATGTCAATGAAAACAACGGAAATTATCATATTGACTTTAAAAGTTCTGATGAGACCGAAATTTTACTTGATGCTTCTGAGACAAATGTGTTTAATGACAATTCAATTTTTGAAACATTAAATAATGTTTCCGATTTTTTTGAAAAGGGAGATCTTGGTTATTCTCCAAACCACAACAAATTCGAAGGACTGAGATTGAAAGCTTATCACTGGGAAGTTCGACCACTTGATATAAAAAATGTAAGATCATCTTTTTTTGAGAATGAAGAACTTTTCCCAGAAGGTTCAGTGACTTTTGACAACGCTTTGCTGATGACAAATATTGAGCACGAATGGAAAAGCGAAACAGACAAATATAAAGAACCAATGTAA
- the lnt gene encoding apolipoprotein N-acyltransferase — translation MKNLLLALISGVLLAISWPTYGIPFFIFFAFVPLLMMEHNIAKFSDIKRKSLAIFGLSYLTFVIWNAVTTGWLYNSKLPDGSNSLLAVLFPVLTNAFFMSIIFHFYRLYKRSQGTYFGLVFFVVIWMAFEKLHLVWEFTWPWLNLGNVFADYHQFIQWYDTLGATGGSFWILICNVLAFYTFRIWEAGRKKKPLIKNVSMVAGFIILPMLISLVKYYNYTPKTVGTLNVTMLQPALDPYNEKYQKDSLTIESDLLKIATENSKFVDPNPPEDAKIAPQDIDLYLAPETSLPGPGSISERGFNNSLLINNIKTFLTQHPKSVFAGGISSYYVYKDDEEKPVTASYLERQGIWVDEYNSAIQIIPNQQPEVYHKAMLVPGVEIFPYINFFKPILGDVMLDLGGTTRSLGISKERKVFANPFNKSVIAPIICYESVYGEYVTDYVKKGANLLTIVTNDSWWGYSQGHKQLLDYAKLRAIETRREIARAANSGTSAHINSRGDIVDDLPYGAKGALVAKVNLIDHETFYTKSGDFLARLSMFVIGALLLFIPGRKYLTRKK, via the coding sequence ATGAAAAACCTTCTATTAGCTTTAATATCCGGAGTTTTGCTCGCCATTTCCTGGCCGACTTACGGGATTCCGTTTTTTATATTTTTCGCATTCGTTCCACTTTTGATGATGGAACACAACATTGCGAAATTCAGTGATATCAAACGGAAAAGTTTGGCGATATTTGGTTTGTCCTATCTTACGTTTGTCATTTGGAATGCGGTTACGACCGGTTGGCTCTACAATTCCAAACTTCCGGACGGGAGCAATTCTCTTCTGGCCGTTTTGTTTCCAGTTTTGACGAACGCCTTTTTTATGTCAATCATCTTCCACTTCTATCGACTTTACAAAAGAAGTCAGGGAACCTATTTCGGGTTGGTGTTTTTCGTGGTGATTTGGATGGCATTTGAGAAGTTGCACTTGGTTTGGGAATTCACCTGGCCTTGGCTGAATCTCGGAAATGTCTTCGCAGATTATCACCAATTCATCCAATGGTACGACACTTTGGGCGCAACTGGCGGCAGTTTTTGGATTTTGATATGCAATGTCTTGGCATTTTACACTTTTAGAATTTGGGAAGCTGGACGCAAGAAAAAACCACTTATTAAAAATGTATCGATGGTGGCCGGTTTTATTATTTTACCAATGTTGATTTCTTTGGTCAAATATTATAATTACACACCGAAAACGGTCGGCACTTTGAATGTGACAATGCTTCAACCTGCTTTGGACCCTTACAATGAAAAATATCAAAAAGACAGTTTGACCATTGAAAGCGACCTTTTAAAAATAGCTACCGAAAATTCAAAATTTGTGGACCCAAATCCACCAGAAGATGCGAAAATAGCACCGCAAGACATCGACCTTTACCTTGCTCCGGAAACTTCTTTGCCTGGACCAGGTTCTATCAGTGAGCGCGGATTTAACAATAGTTTGCTCATTAATAATATAAAAACATTTTTAACTCAACATCCGAAATCAGTTTTTGCAGGCGGAATTTCCAGCTATTACGTTTATAAGGATGATGAGGAAAAACCTGTCACGGCAAGTTATCTTGAAAGACAAGGAATCTGGGTGGATGAATATAATTCGGCGATACAAATCATCCCAAATCAGCAACCAGAAGTTTATCACAAAGCGATGTTGGTTCCAGGCGTTGAGATTTTCCCTTATATCAATTTCTTCAAACCAATCTTGGGTGATGTGATGCTTGATTTAGGCGGAACAACCCGTTCTCTTGGCATTTCCAAAGAAAGAAAAGTGTTTGCAAATCCTTTTAACAAATCCGTCATCGCACCCATCATTTGCTACGAAAGTGTCTATGGCGAATACGTGACTGATTATGTGAAAAAAGGAGCCAATCTCCTAACCATAGTTACCAACGATTCCTGGTGGGGTTATTCCCAAGGACACAAACAATTATTGGATTACGCAAAATTAAGAGCAATAGAAACCCGACGAGAAATTGCCAGAGCAGCGAACAGTGGAACCAGCGCGCACATCAATTCCCGAGGCGATATTGTGGATGATTTACCTTATGGTGCAAAAGGCGCTTTGGTGGCAAAAGTGAATCTGATTGACCACGAAACTTTCTACACAAAAAGCGGTGATTTTCTTGCCAGATTATCGATGTTTGTGATTGGGGCTTTGCTGTTGTTTATTCCGGGAAGGAAGTATTTGACTAGGAAGAAATAG
- a CDS encoding DinB family protein — protein sequence MTDFEKYIQRYLDLVPSENWIEELKISGKQTLEIYEKLSEEQGNFAYAEGKWSSKMLLQHLIDTEKVFAYRALRFSRKDQSLVSGFDEESWADNSYAETRTLKSLIKEFKVTRKQSSIFFKTLPTEALQLIGIVNGNEIKVETIGKLTVGHNLHHLNIIKERYLPNL from the coding sequence ATGACCGATTTCGAGAAATATATCCAGCGTTATCTCGACCTTGTTCCATCAGAAAATTGGATTGAGGAATTGAAAATATCAGGGAAACAAACTTTGGAGATTTATGAAAAACTTTCCGAAGAACAAGGCAACTTTGCCTATGCTGAAGGAAAATGGAGTTCGAAAATGCTTTTACAACATCTGATTGATACGGAAAAAGTCTTTGCTTATCGCGCTTTGAGATTTTCCAGAAAAGACCAGTCTTTGGTTTCCGGTTTTGATGAAGAAAGCTGGGCAGACAATTCATACGCAGAAACCCGAACTTTGAAAAGTCTGATTAAGGAATTCAAAGTGACGAGAAAGCAATCGTCTATTTTCTTCAAAACACTTCCCACAGAAGCTTTACAATTGATTGGAATTGTGAATGGGAATGAGATAAAAGTTGAAACGATTGGAAAATTAACCGTTGGTCATAACCTTCATCATTTGAATATTATTAAGGAAAGATATTTGCCGAATTTATGA
- a CDS encoding GNAT family N-acetyltransferase, which translates to MKNNTRKATIDDLSQLAQLFDEYRMFYHKTSDISGAEQFISERLESEDSEIFVVEEEGKLGGFVQLYPLFSSTRMKRYWLLNDLYVNPEFRGKAYSKALIEEAKELCRTSNSCGMYLETGKENMIGNQLYPSAGFKKYDEVNFYEWEVES; encoded by the coding sequence ATGAAGAATAATACAAGAAAAGCAACCATCGACGACCTTTCGCAATTGGCTCAGTTGTTTGACGAATACAGAATGTTCTATCACAAAACCTCTGATATTTCCGGTGCAGAACAGTTCATTTCCGAAAGATTGGAAAGCGAAGATTCTGAGATTTTTGTGGTGGAGGAAGAAGGAAAGTTAGGCGGTTTTGTACAGCTTTATCCATTGTTTTCTTCTACGAGAATGAAACGTTATTGGTTGTTGAATGACCTTTATGTTAATCCTGAATTTAGGGGAAAAGCTTATTCCAAAGCTTTGATTGAAGAAGCGAAAGAGCTTTGCAGAACATCCAATTCGTGCGGAATGTACCTCGAAACCGGAAAGGAAAATATGATAGGAAATCAGTTATATCCAAGTGCTGGTTTCAAAAAATATGATGAGGTCAATTTCTATGAGTGGGAAGTGGAATCATAA
- a CDS encoding barstar family protein yields the protein MKEILIDFSNIGDYEDFYEQLKSKVELPEHFGDNLDALSDVISGGLELPIHIEFVNMSVDQLETFEDLLTTLGDVEEEVEDFTFSYYLEQYEDGDENSEESDEE from the coding sequence ATGAAAGAAATACTAATCGATTTTTCAAACATCGGCGACTACGAAGATTTCTATGAACAATTGAAATCAAAAGTAGAATTGCCGGAACATTTCGGAGACAATTTGGATGCGCTTTCGGATGTGATTTCTGGCGGTCTGGAACTTCCAATCCACATCGAATTTGTGAATATGAGCGTGGACCAATTGGAAACTTTCGAAGACCTTTTGACGACCTTGGGAGATGTGGAGGAGGAAGTGGAAGATTTCACTTTCAGCTATTACCTTGAGCAGTACGAAGATGGCGATGAAAATTCAGAAGAAAGCGATGAAGAATAA
- a CDS encoding ribonuclease domain-containing protein, translated as MNPKLKTLLFFLVGAFAGISVMFLITNYKIEKRNKYLAEAGNRKSEVAKSENQTHRESNSENSIEELTNDNKVISYVKANHELPDYYLTKSEAKSKGWSASKGNLCDVLPGKAIGGDKFSNREKQLPKGEQYYEADVNYNCGNRGADRIVFTEDGDVWLTKNHYKSFEKK; from the coding sequence ATGAATCCGAAATTAAAAACCCTTTTATTCTTTCTCGTCGGTGCTTTTGCCGGAATCTCGGTAATGTTTCTCATCACAAATTACAAAATCGAGAAGCGAAATAAATATCTGGCGGAAGCTGGAAATCGGAAGTCAGAAGTTGCCAAATCTGAAAACCAAACTCACAGAGAATCAAATTCAGAAAATTCCATCGAAGAATTGACGAATGATAATAAGGTCATTTCCTACGTTAAAGCCAATCACGAACTTCCTGATTACTATCTTACAAAATCCGAAGCGAAAAGTAAAGGTTGGAGTGCATCAAAAGGAAATCTTTGTGATGTTTTGCCCGGAAAAGCAATTGGTGGCGACAAATTCAGCAATCGTGAAAAACAACTTCCAAAAGGCGAACAATATTATGAAGCAGATGTGAATTATAACTGCGGAAACCGCGGCGCAGACCGAATTGTCTTTACCGAAGATGGTGATGTTTGGCTAACAAAGAATCATTATAAAAGTTTTGAGAAGAAATAA